In Lycium ferocissimum isolate CSIRO_LF1 chromosome 11, AGI_CSIRO_Lferr_CH_V1, whole genome shotgun sequence, a single genomic region encodes these proteins:
- the LOC132037086 gene encoding purple acid phosphatase 22-like, whose protein sequence is MAKYSTFLLFLFFLLNSLPYFHASPEYSRPGTRPTIFTGLTRPKSEPEQVHISLVGKDHMRVTWITSNKHAKSMVEYGTSPGNYDKSPVTGERKSYRYFLYKSGEIHHVTIGPLSPNLTYYYRCGGSGPEFSFKTPPSTFPIEFAVVGDLGQTEWTVSTLEHVGAKDYDVLLLPGDLSYADTQQPLWDSFGRLVEPYASKRPWMVTHGNHEIEIFPIIHRFGFKAYNARWLMPYQQSGSTSNLYYSFDVAGCHVVMLGSYADFDVQSDQYTWLKADLAKVDRVVTPWIFALIHAPWYNSNLAHKGEGESMRKSMEELLYKARVDVVFAGHVHAYERFTRVYNNKADPCGPIYVTIGDGGNREGLATLFEKPSPSISMFREASFGHGRLKIHNETHAHWSWHRNNETNTAMADELWLQSFASSKSCLPETKFQEMKILMLKWECVTWKCQERIGKTLLHAIGNVYNVNGLKYSLLSVSKICDQGNEVKVLSFSCTVTNLKTGEVVLIAERFKNIYVVDFESLNGGDLTCLGAMDDDDELWHRRLGHVKLGNHFVSIRSDHGTKFENAKFDEFCAENGINNNLAARRTPQQNGVVERI, encoded by the exons ATGGCAAAATACTCCACATttctcctcttcctcttcttcctccttaACTCTCTCCCATATTTCCATGCATCGCCGGAATATTCCCGTCCTGGTACCCGTCCCACCATCTTCACCGGTCTTACCCGGCCCAAATCCGAGCCCGAACAG gtACATATTTCTTTAGTAGGGAAAGATCACATGAGAGTAACATGGATAACATCTAATAAACATGCAAAATCCATGGTGGAATACGGCACATCGCCGGGAAATTATGATAAGTCGCCGGTAACCGGAGAACGTAAGTCGTACCGTTACTTTCTCTACAAATCCGGCGAGATTCATCATGTTACAATTGGGCCATTGAGCCCAAATTTAACGTATTACTACAGATGTGGTGGAAGTGGACCAGAGTTTAGCTTTAAAACGCCACCTTCAACTTTTCCCATTGAGTTTGCGGTGGTAG GGGACTTGGGTCAAACAGAATGGACAGTCTCAACTTTAGAACATGTAGGTGCAAAAGACTATGATGTACTTTTGTTGCCTGGAGATTTATCCTATGCTGATACTCAACAGCCACTTTGGGACTCATTTGGTAGATTGGTTGAGCCTTATGCAAGCAAAAGGCCTTGGATGGTGACACATGGCAATCACGAAATCGAAATCTTCCCAATAATTCATCGTTTTGGTTTCAAAGCTTACAATGCTAGATGGTTAATGCCTTACCAACAAAGTGGTTCCACGTCAAACCTGTACTATTCTTTCGACGTGGCGGGGTGCCACGTCGTCATGTTGGGATCGTACGCGGATTTTGATGTCCAATCGGATCAATACACGTGGCTAAAAGCTGACCTGGCGAAAGTTGATAGGGTAGTGACACCATGGATTTTCGCGCTCATCCACGCGCCATGGTACAACTCTAATTTAGCTCATAAAGGGGAAGGTGAAAGTATGAGGAAATCAATGGAAGAATTGTTGTACAAAGCTCGAGTAGATGTTGTCTTTGCAGGGCATGTTCATGCTTATGAACGTTTT ACAAGAGTTTACAATAACAAGGCAGATCCATGTGGTCCAATTTACGTGACAATTGGAGATGGAGGAAACAGGGAAGGGCTTGCTACCCT ctttgaaaaacCTAGCCCATCAATCTCAATGTTTAGAGAGGCAAGCTTTGGACATGGCAGATTGAAGATACACAATGAGACACATGCACATTGGTCATGGCACAGGAACAATGAAACTAACACAGCCATGGCTGATGAATTATGGCTTCAAAGTTTTGCTTCCTCTAAATCATGCTTGCCAGAGActaaatttcaagaaatgaaGATACTGAT GTTGAA GTGGGAGTGTGTCACTTGGAAATGCCAAGAAAGGATTGGCAAGACACTCTTACATGCAATTGGGAATGTGTACAATGTAAATGGCTTGAAGTACAGTCTGTTGAGTGTGTCTAAAATTTGTGACCAAGGAAATGAAGTCAAGGTCTTGTCCTTCTCGTGCACTGTCACCAATCTCAAAACTGGTGAAGTGGTGTTGATAGCAGAAAGGTTCAAGAACATCTATGTAGTagattttgagtcattaaatgGTGGAGATTTGACGTGTCTTGGTGctatggatgatgatgatgaactATGGCATAGACGGTTGGGACAT GTGAAACTTGGAAATCACTTTGTGAGCATTCGATCTGATCATGGCACAAAGTTTGAAAATGCTAAGTTCGATGAATTTTGTGCTGAAAATGGTATAAACAATAACTTAGCTGCTCGTAGAACACCTCAGCAAAATGGAGTTGTGGAGAGAATATAG